The nucleotide window tgggtgcctgtactcccagctacttgggaggctgaggcaagagaatcgcttaagaccaagagtttgaggttgctgtgagctgtgacaccacggcactctacccagggtgacaaagagactctgtcttaaaaaaaaaaggttgttggTCCGCATTTTAACAAAATGGTCTAGTAAGAAAACTTAAATGTGAGATAGTCCTCAGTGGATCTCACACTTCCACACATCTTGCTGGGTGTCAAGACTCTGGACCACTTCTCAGGATTGAGTTTCGAGTGAGCATCTGTGAGGGATGAGGCAACATCTCCCTCCAGGACAAAGAGAAGGCTTGCTCTTGTTCATGATAAAAAGCAGTGACTCCTCGAAGCTCAGTATTCCTCACCTACAAGGAAAACCGACTGTCTCTGTAGCCATATTTTGTTGCCTCTGTGGGAACCTAATGCTCATGCTCCTTGCTGTGGCAGGAGTGACGATCCTGGGTTTCTGTTCCCAGAGTCTCATGTCTTTTGCCAGCATCAATGAACAATAACAGGCTAATTGATTAGCTTGTAGGCAAGGCAAAATAACATCTCAGACCTGATAGGATATACTTAAAATCATCTATCTATCCACACCATAAGTTGTGGGAAATTATTAGATGAGAAGGAATATAAGAATTCCTTTTCatgtataaaattttttattttataatttaaaaaaattaatttattaaagccTAGTTTTTATGTAAAACATCGTTAAAAAATGTTAACTTAAAAGTCTTAAAGAATTATGAAATAAAGGGTCAATATTTCTTCCTGtagtagaaatatttatatacatgcaCTTCTATAAATTGTCAGTATACAACTGTgcacaaatacatttatttcccAAGAGCATTTCTCAGAGTAAGtttttgaaaatagaaacaaagtgGACATAAGTATTCTATGGGACTATATTCAAGGATTTACAGATTTTGGAAAGAAACAGTTTACTATACAATGGATAGATTCAGGACAAAAGCAAAcattataaaaagtataaaaatagataaaaagatgcaaatactttatattttggTTGGAATTTCaaagatgcttttttttcttctctttcccctttacCTCAAAAGTTATAAAAACTTTTGAGGCAGCATATATTGTTGCATTCTTGATTTTTTGTTGTATAGTTAATGAACTTGAGAGTTTGTGTGACTGGTGATCATCTATTTGGCCTTcccattcttttgtttcttcttctttgattAGTAAAGGTTTTCCTAGGGTTTGGCCAACAAGGTTACAGACATCTTGAGCTTTGAGCCTTGCATTTTCAACAGCAACAAGACAGGCTTGCCGTCTTAGGAATTAAATGCAGAGAGTATTAATATAACATTCAAAGAAATGTAGCAAGGAATAGTTTTATTTAAACAGTTGGTAACATAGTTAAAAATGTGCTTACACTTACCGAAGAGTCTCAATAGAACCTGGAGTATGATAGAACTGGGGTGGGCTGATGACAACGGAACTATCTAGTTTTTCAACAAGAAAGTtacaaatattttgcatttttccaaaTTCAGTAAATGTAATGCAGACCTGTAAATGAAATGACACTTGATATTATTTTCATGTCTAATGTatttttgcaaaattttctctaaaTGTGAGTAAAAAAAGTAAGCCAGATTACTAGCACATATCATTTTATAGTATGTGTATATGGCTACAGTATATATCGTTTCATTCCCTTGTCCTTTATCCATGGGCATGCAATGTTTGGATTTCTATGATTCTTGTAAATCTCCTCTGTCTTactagagtgccgtgccatcattGTAGCTCCCCAAAACcacaaactcttgacctcaagtgatctcctgtctcagcctcctaagtagctgggactacaggcacctggtaCTAGCCCgtctagctattttttctatttttagtagagacgggtctcactcttgcttaggctggtcttgaattcctaagctcaaggaatcctctagtcttggcctcccagagtgtttggaGGCGTGAATCACTGCATCTGGCCTGAACTTCTTACTATGAAAAACTTCAAACATACACGGAAGTAGAATTAATAGTATAAATAATAATAGACATTCATCATTTGGCTACAAAAATTATCACCTCatggaaatttattattttccttctttacctACACCCctttgcgtgtgtgtgtatgtgtgcgtgcatagaattcttttttttttttttttgcagtttttggcaggggctgggtttgaacccgccacctccggcatatggggccggcaccctactcctttgagccacaggagccgcccttgaATTCTATCAGTTTAATTTAATCTAAGAGATTGGCTCtcactattttgctcaggctggccttgaactcctgggttcaagtgatccttctgccttagccctGCACAGCAGGCAGTATACATGTGTGCCACCACCTGACAACTTCTATTAATTTTGAGTAATGTGTAGAGCTCTGTTACCACTAtagtaagtatttatttattcattcattcattc belongs to Nycticebus coucang isolate mNycCou1 chromosome 9, mNycCou1.pri, whole genome shotgun sequence and includes:
- the IRAK1BP1 gene encoding interleukin-1 receptor-associated kinase 1-binding protein 1, with the protein product MSLQQIPPSRVFVELVPWTDRGRENNPGSGTELLPGLRRPLSSAQPPTATREVHVSGTAEVSAGPNRAQVTVRVSSTKEAAAETKKSVCRRLDYITQSLTQQGLQAENVTVTKDFRRVDNAYHLEAEVCITFTEFGKMQNICNFLVEKLDSSVVISPPQFYHTPGSIETLRRQACLVAVENARLKAQDVCNLVGQTLGKPLLIKEEETKEWEGQIDDHQSHKLSSSLTIQQKIKNATIYAASKVFITFEVKGKEKKKKHL